The proteins below come from a single Halobacillus salinarum genomic window:
- a CDS encoding DUF4178 domain-containing protein codes for MGFFSRMFSKKKEAPEVKERTALSIQVGDIVTYDLVDYEVVGKISYRDGSYEWFAYQLLEGSNTKWLSAEMDDELELGIYVTVNLQVNPPFPKQLTYEGTTYYKDEEGEAHVKGEGRSRNIDNRSTRYADYISDDEESYLSLESWGSEIEVSYGYDIEPYEIKIIAGSN; via the coding sequence TTGGGCTTTTTTTCGAGAATGTTTTCAAAAAAGAAAGAAGCACCAGAAGTAAAGGAGAGGACTGCATTATCGATCCAAGTCGGGGATATCGTAACTTACGATCTCGTTGATTATGAAGTGGTCGGCAAAATCTCTTACCGAGATGGTTCATACGAATGGTTTGCCTATCAATTACTGGAAGGCAGTAATACGAAGTGGCTGTCTGCTGAAATGGATGATGAGCTTGAATTAGGGATCTATGTTACAGTTAATTTACAAGTGAATCCCCCATTTCCAAAGCAGCTTACCTATGAAGGAACCACTTATTATAAAGATGAAGAAGGGGAAGCACATGTAAAAGGGGAAGGCAGAAGCCGGAATATTGATAACCGGTCTACACGCTATGCTGATTATATTTCGGATGATGAAGAATCATACCTCAGTCTTGAGTCATGGGGAAGTGAAATTGAAGTCAGCTACGGTTATGATATAGAGCCATATGAAATAAAGATTATCGCAGGATCAAATTAA
- a CDS encoding PspA/IM30 family protein produces the protein MFKFFSRVKTVVGAELNAMLDKAEDPVKMLDQFMRDMESDIREAESAVAKQIANEKMLKRKYDDSQALVDKRMQQAEKAIDAGDEDLARRALEDKNNHKEQADQLKASWERAKEDSNNLRKKLDEMKKEYQEMKLKKDSLKARAESAKTRTKMNRTMSNIGGDESRQGFERMEEKVMQFEAEAETSEDLSKSNRSLDDEFEALDKKDNVDDELAALKKKMNKE, from the coding sequence ATGTTTAAATTTTTCAGTCGAGTCAAAACGGTGGTTGGTGCAGAGCTGAATGCCATGCTTGATAAAGCAGAAGATCCAGTGAAAATGCTGGATCAGTTTATGAGAGACATGGAAAGTGATATTCGCGAAGCAGAAAGTGCGGTTGCTAAGCAAATAGCGAATGAAAAAATGCTGAAACGCAAATATGATGATTCTCAAGCTTTAGTGGATAAACGAATGCAGCAGGCTGAAAAAGCCATAGACGCAGGAGACGAAGATCTGGCCCGTCGTGCCCTGGAAGATAAAAATAATCACAAAGAACAGGCAGATCAGTTGAAAGCTTCCTGGGAAAGAGCTAAAGAAGATTCCAATAATCTTCGCAAAAAACTAGACGAAATGAAAAAAGAATACCAGGAAATGAAATTGAAAAAAGATTCATTAAAAGCGAGAGCGGAATCTGCTAAAACCAGAACAAAAATGAACCGTACGATGTCCAATATCGGTGGAGATGAATCACGTCAAGGGTTTGAAAGAATGGAAGAAAAAGTTATGCAGTTTGAAGCGGAAGCTGAGACGAGCGAAGACTTATCGAAATCCAACCGTTCCCTGGACGATGAATTCGAAGCTCTTGATAAAAAAGATAACGTGGACGATGAGCTTGCTGCTCTGAAGAAGAAAATGAATAAAGAATAA
- a CDS encoding DUF4247 domain-containing protein — MRNYAGLIIVGIIAVILMFNLFNRPDNTANRGMSGGGNYQENTYEDLPDEPEKSEILDTIKASSNSSIQNVVKQSFPLLDTVKTDQGLSKIYVTRKLSLPEAADALSQQVKPQEISKRQEGKQVLVYKNDFVILQESQEQNNVVFIELASDQFVRNHYSPSFFDGLLAYYILDEVLDADDWFKKRKAKCQTQGNCYGGYVRSGGFNSGKTGSFRGSSQRGGGPGAGK; from the coding sequence GTGAGGAATTATGCTGGGTTAATTATTGTAGGAATAATAGCCGTCATATTAATGTTTAATTTATTTAACAGACCTGACAATACAGCTAATCGCGGAATGTCAGGGGGAGGAAATTATCAAGAGAATACATATGAAGATCTGCCTGATGAGCCTGAAAAATCTGAAATTCTAGATACGATCAAAGCAAGCAGTAATTCATCGATTCAAAACGTTGTAAAGCAGTCATTTCCTTTGCTGGATACAGTTAAAACGGATCAAGGGTTATCAAAAATTTACGTCACCCGCAAACTCAGCCTTCCCGAAGCTGCTGATGCTTTATCCCAACAAGTAAAACCTCAGGAAATAAGCAAGCGTCAGGAAGGGAAACAAGTACTGGTTTATAAAAATGATTTCGTCATCCTGCAGGAGAGCCAGGAGCAAAACAACGTCGTTTTTATTGAACTTGCGAGTGACCAGTTTGTAAGAAATCATTATTCACCTAGTTTCTTTGACGGTCTGCTTGCTTATTACATTTTAGATGAAGTGCTGGATGCTGATGATTGGTTTAAAAAACGGAAAGCAAAGTGCCAGACCCAAGGGAATTGTTATGGAGGGTATGTTCGTTCAGGTGGTTTTAATTCCGGTAAGACTGGATCTTTCCGTGGGTCTTCCCAGCGTGGTGGCGGTCCTGGAGCAGGAAAATAA
- a CDS encoding DUF350 domain-containing protein, with protein sequence MEPFLMTLAYFVIAIFVVLIGLVVFEFITTKYKDWEEIGSGNQAVALSISGKIIGICIILSFAIYNSLTIWDTIIWGAYGVVLQMVAYLLFELFTRSFSVGSKLKENNMAVGIVSMGVSIGLAFVIGASIT encoded by the coding sequence ATGGAACCTTTCTTAATGACGTTAGCGTATTTTGTGATAGCAATTTTTGTTGTACTAATTGGCCTGGTTGTATTTGAATTCATTACTACGAAATATAAAGACTGGGAAGAAATTGGATCGGGCAATCAAGCCGTTGCCTTATCGATTTCGGGAAAAATAATTGGCATCTGCATCATTCTGTCGTTTGCCATTTATAACAGTTTGACCATATGGGATACGATCATTTGGGGAGCATACGGAGTAGTATTGCAAATGGTTGCCTACTTATTGTTTGAACTGTTTACGAGAAGTTTCTCTGTGGGTTCTAAGCTTAAGGAAAACAACATGGCAGTTGGTATTGTCTCTATGGGCGTCTCGATCGGGTTAGCATTTGTAATTGGGGCATCTATTACATAA
- a CDS encoding polyamine aminopropyltransferase — protein MAANFQNKTRFIYWASGIVSICGIIFEVLFGALGSYILGDGVKQYTLTISLFLTGMGIGASISEKVMKRLVITFVWIEFMVALVGGFSSFMMFGMTAFAPEGTDALFLYLLTFTVGGLTGLELPILIRKANEIGEELNRSTARVLFSDYAGGLIGGLLFAFYLRPQMGMVKSAFFVACINLAIAIGVLYLFRKEINRLRFHTAAGVLIGLLLIGGLFFGEEMAFSFEQKLYKDPIILKEDSAYQHIVMTKEEGDTRLYLDGSLQFSSSDEERYHETLVHPPMAEASKREHILILGGGDGLAAREVLQYPEVKDITLVDLDPAMTKLAKTNYHLLQMNKGSLLNDKVTVLNKDAFQFLKQSESFYDVILVDLPDPNNESLNKLYTKEFYSLVRNHLDPGGAAMIQATSPVFATKVYWTISDTIEATGLYTENFHVDIPSFGNWGFVMASREPIDAGSIHLKADTNYLTDELLNSMTVFGKDEDREIISKEGKKVSLKPNTLIDPHLIQLYESAWQHY, from the coding sequence ATGGCAGCGAATTTTCAAAATAAAACCCGTTTCATTTATTGGGCCTCTGGCATTGTCTCGATTTGCGGAATCATTTTTGAAGTGCTTTTTGGGGCCTTAGGTTCTTACATTTTAGGAGATGGGGTGAAACAATATACGCTCACGATCAGCTTGTTTTTGACAGGTATGGGGATTGGCGCAAGTATCAGTGAAAAGGTGATGAAGCGACTGGTGATCACCTTTGTCTGGATTGAGTTTATGGTGGCCCTTGTCGGTGGTTTTTCAAGTTTTATGATGTTTGGCATGACTGCTTTTGCTCCTGAAGGAACTGACGCGCTGTTTCTCTACCTTTTAACTTTTACTGTGGGAGGATTAACAGGGCTGGAACTGCCTATTTTAATACGAAAAGCGAATGAAATCGGGGAAGAACTCAATCGAAGTACAGCCCGCGTTCTATTTTCTGATTATGCGGGTGGATTAATAGGCGGATTGCTTTTTGCATTTTACCTGCGTCCTCAAATGGGCATGGTGAAGAGTGCTTTTTTTGTAGCTTGTATCAATCTTGCTATCGCGATCGGTGTGCTCTATCTATTTCGTAAAGAAATCAATCGTTTGAGATTCCATACTGCTGCTGGTGTCCTGATTGGTCTTCTATTGATAGGCGGGTTGTTTTTTGGGGAGGAGATGGCTTTTTCTTTTGAACAAAAACTTTATAAAGATCCGATCATTCTTAAAGAGGACAGTGCTTATCAGCATATTGTCATGACTAAAGAAGAAGGAGACACCCGGTTGTATTTAGATGGATCTTTACAATTTAGTTCTTCTGATGAGGAGCGTTACCACGAAACCCTCGTCCATCCACCGATGGCGGAAGCCTCAAAGAGGGAACATATTCTTATCTTAGGTGGAGGAGACGGTCTTGCGGCAAGGGAAGTGCTTCAATACCCGGAAGTAAAAGACATTACGTTAGTCGATTTGGATCCAGCGATGACTAAGCTTGCTAAGACGAATTACCACTTGCTGCAAATGAATAAAGGGTCGTTATTAAATGATAAAGTGACCGTTCTAAATAAGGATGCTTTTCAATTTTTGAAACAATCCGAATCATTTTATGATGTCATTCTCGTTGATCTGCCTGATCCAAATAACGAAAGTTTAAACAAGCTTTATACAAAAGAATTTTATTCACTCGTGAGAAATCATTTAGATCCCGGTGGAGCGGCGATGATACAAGCGACGAGTCCGGTGTTTGCTACAAAGGTTTACTGGACAATCAGCGATACCATTGAAGCGACAGGTCTGTACACCGAAAATTTTCATGTGGATATTCCAAGCTTCGGGAATTGGGGCTTTGTGATGGCCAGCAGGGAACCGATTGATGCAGGAAGCATTCATTTAAAAGCAGACACGAATTATTTAACAGACGAGCTGTTAAACTCCATGACGGTGTTTGGAAAGGATGAAGACAGGGAAATCATATCCAAGGAAGGAAAGAAAGTTTCCTTAAAACCCAATACACTGATCGATCCTCACCTTATTCAACTTTATGAATCTGCATGGCAGCATTACTAG
- a CDS encoding metal-dependent hydrolase, translating into MKVTYHGHSVVKVEAKGKTILFDPFISENGNTDLNADEVTADVILLTHGHNDHVGDTFEIAKRSDAQIIAPFELATYLGNKGLNAHPMYIGGGGDFDFGHVKFTQAFHGSSYTEEDGTIIYTGMPTGILLTIDGKTIYHAGDTGLFSDMKMIGELNDIDLAFLPIGDNFTMGPDDALIAAKWLDAKQVVPIHYNTFELINQDGKGFANQVSPGKGLALEPGESVEL; encoded by the coding sequence GTGAAAGTAACTTATCATGGACATTCTGTCGTAAAAGTAGAAGCAAAAGGAAAAACCATTCTTTTTGATCCTTTCATTTCTGAGAATGGAAACACTGATTTGAACGCAGATGAGGTTACAGCAGATGTGATCTTGTTGACGCATGGACATAATGACCATGTTGGCGATACTTTCGAAATTGCAAAACGCAGCGATGCTCAAATTATTGCTCCGTTTGAACTGGCTACTTATTTAGGAAACAAAGGGTTAAATGCCCACCCAATGTACATTGGGGGCGGAGGAGATTTTGACTTCGGTCATGTGAAATTTACCCAGGCTTTCCACGGTTCCTCTTATACAGAGGAAGATGGTACAATTATTTATACTGGAATGCCTACGGGAATTCTATTAACTATTGATGGAAAAACGATTTACCATGCGGGTGATACCGGGTTATTTTCAGATATGAAAATGATTGGTGAATTGAATGATATTGATCTCGCTTTTCTGCCGATTGGAGACAATTTTACGATGGGGCCGGATGACGCATTGATTGCAGCGAAATGGCTTGATGCAAAACAGGTAGTTCCGATCCACTACAACACCTTTGAATTAATTAATCAAGACGGCAAAGGATTTGCCAATCAGGTGTCTCCAGGTAAAGGTCTTGCTCTTGAACCGGGAGAATCAGTGGAGCTTTAA
- a CDS encoding DRTGG domain-containing protein, which yields MATKHEQILEHIESLPVGSKISVRRIAKALNVSEGTAYRAIKEAENQDLVSTMERVGTIRIEKKKKENIERLTFAEIINIVEGQVLGGREGLYKTLNKFVIGAMKLEAMMRYTEAGSLLIVGNRTNAHELAVKEGAAVLITGGFDTSETVKKLADEKKLPVISTSYDTFTVATMINRAIYDQLIKKEIVLVDDIYTPFSESTFLKTKDTVQDWYQYNQATSHSRYPVVDQHNRVVGVVTSKDVIGKEQELTIDRVMTRNPMTVHTKTSLANAAHVMVWEGIELMPVVDASHKLQGIISRQDVLKALQHLQRQPQVGETIEDLATKQLEMGESEEQEYVLRTRVTPQMTNQLGTVSYGVFISLITESTSRLLRKYKKGDLVVENISVYFIKPVQIESEIQIKPQILEVGRKFAKVDVEVHHDRSIVGKALLMAQLIDR from the coding sequence ATGGCTACGAAACATGAACAGATACTTGAACATATCGAATCCCTGCCAGTGGGAAGTAAAATTTCGGTAAGGAGGATTGCTAAGGCACTTAATGTGAGTGAAGGTACTGCTTATCGTGCAATTAAAGAAGCGGAAAACCAGGATCTCGTAAGTACGATGGAGCGTGTAGGAACCATCCGTATCGAAAAGAAGAAGAAAGAGAATATTGAAAGGCTGACATTTGCAGAAATTATTAATATTGTCGAGGGGCAAGTGCTTGGCGGAAGAGAGGGTCTTTATAAAACTTTAAATAAATTCGTCATCGGAGCGATGAAGTTAGAAGCCATGATGCGCTATACGGAAGCGGGCTCTCTATTAATTGTAGGAAACCGGACTAATGCCCATGAGCTTGCCGTAAAAGAAGGAGCAGCAGTTCTCATAACAGGAGGATTCGATACGTCTGAAACGGTGAAAAAGTTAGCAGATGAAAAAAAGCTGCCTGTTATTTCAACAAGTTATGATACCTTTACCGTAGCCACGATGATTAACCGGGCCATTTACGACCAGCTAATAAAAAAAGAGATTGTTCTCGTGGACGATATCTATACTCCATTTAGTGAATCGACCTTTTTAAAAACGAAGGATACTGTTCAAGACTGGTATCAATATAATCAAGCAACCTCCCACAGCAGATACCCTGTCGTAGATCAGCACAACCGGGTAGTAGGAGTCGTCACGTCTAAAGACGTCATAGGAAAAGAACAGGAATTGACTATCGATCGGGTTATGACAAGGAACCCAATGACAGTGCATACGAAAACCTCTTTGGCGAATGCGGCTCACGTCATGGTATGGGAAGGTATAGAGCTGATGCCTGTGGTCGACGCCTCCCATAAACTGCAAGGGATTATTTCCAGACAGGACGTTTTGAAGGCGCTGCAGCACCTGCAAAGGCAGCCGCAGGTAGGGGAAACGATTGAAGACCTTGCGACTAAACAACTGGAGATGGGAGAAAGCGAGGAGCAGGAATATGTCTTGCGTACCCGTGTAACTCCTCAAATGACAAATCAGCTGGGAACAGTTTCTTATGGAGTATTTATTTCATTAATTACGGAATCAACGAGCAGGCTTCTAAGAAAATATAAAAAAGGAGATCTCGTCGTTGAAAATATTTCGGTCTATTTTATAAAGCCCGTGCAGATAGAGAGCGAGATTCAAATAAAACCGCAGATTCTGGAAGTAGGAAGAAAATTTGCAAAAGTAGACGTAGAGGTTCACCATGATCGATCGATTGTAGGGAAAGCTCTGTTAATGGCTCAGCTAATCGACCGCTGA
- a CDS encoding YtpI family protein, with translation MIILSTIIFISLVLYIYYKVMVVKAKDPLTQVYLNSKARLFLGSLVFFFGINQYLAYQTRLSLFIGIVFVVLGAAQFRHGWKASRHYQNEYAKQQSV, from the coding sequence GTGATCATTTTATCTACAATCATTTTCATTTCACTTGTCCTATACATTTACTATAAAGTGATGGTAGTCAAAGCAAAGGATCCGTTAACCCAGGTATACTTAAATAGTAAAGCACGCCTTTTCCTTGGCAGTCTCGTGTTTTTCTTCGGCATCAACCAGTACCTTGCTTATCAAACGCGGTTATCGTTGTTCATAGGCATTGTATTTGTAGTACTTGGCGCTGCCCAGTTTCGTCACGGATGGAAAGCATCCCGTCATTATCAAAATGAATATGCAAAACAACAGTCTGTATAA
- a CDS encoding DHH family phosphoesterase: MSIKQIGQAIKNYDSILIHRHVRPDPDAYGSQAGLAELIKASFPNKTVKITGEEDPSLSFLAEMENVEDEEYSNSLVIVCDTANQSRIDDQRYQNGSMLVKIDHHPLVDEYGDIQWVNTEASSASEMIYQLYKELLDQGFVMNEKAARLLYAGIVGDTGRFLFPSTTETTLHFAAELVGYSFDRPLLYNELYKTSERLAKLKGYILQNFTVHEEGYSTFRLSAETLKKFNVTSTETSQLVGILGDIEGVLAWAFFVEEEDTIRVRLRSKGPVVNDIAANHKGGGHPLAAGAQASGWEETEQIVSELKMACLSFDKA, from the coding sequence ATGTCTATTAAACAAATTGGACAAGCCATTAAAAACTACGATTCCATCCTTATTCACCGCCATGTCCGCCCGGATCCGGATGCTTATGGATCTCAGGCAGGATTGGCGGAATTGATTAAAGCCAGTTTTCCAAATAAAACCGTAAAGATAACTGGAGAAGAAGATCCCTCTCTCAGCTTTTTAGCAGAAATGGAGAACGTAGAAGATGAGGAATACTCAAATTCGTTAGTGATTGTCTGTGATACAGCTAACCAGTCGCGGATAGATGATCAGCGCTATCAAAATGGATCCATGTTAGTGAAAATAGACCACCATCCACTCGTAGATGAATACGGGGATATTCAATGGGTCAACACCGAAGCAAGTTCCGCGAGTGAAATGATTTATCAACTTTATAAAGAACTGCTTGATCAAGGGTTTGTGATGAATGAGAAAGCTGCCCGCCTTCTCTATGCCGGGATAGTCGGGGATACAGGACGCTTTCTGTTTCCGAGCACCACTGAGACAACGCTTCACTTTGCTGCTGAATTAGTCGGCTATTCATTTGATCGGCCGCTTCTTTATAATGAATTATATAAAACTTCTGAAAGACTGGCTAAGCTGAAAGGCTATATTTTGCAGAATTTTACCGTGCATGAAGAAGGATACAGTACCTTTCGCTTGTCAGCAGAAACCTTAAAGAAATTTAATGTCACTTCTACCGAAACGAGTCAGCTGGTGGGAATACTAGGAGACATTGAAGGCGTACTCGCCTGGGCTTTTTTTGTGGAAGAAGAAGATACCATCCGAGTCAGGCTTCGCTCTAAAGGACCTGTAGTCAATGACATAGCGGCCAATCATAAAGGTGGAGGACATCCACTAGCCGCTGGTGCACAGGCATCTGGATGGGAGGAAACGGAGCAGATCGTTTCTGAGTTAAAAATGGCATGTCTCTCTTTCGATAAGGCATAA
- the ytrI gene encoding sporulation membrane protein YtrI yields the protein MYIPPFIRKKEARRFFAGVMLGTILGYLFFIFIHGQLHEKYAEENIKLNADLVELESKYEGLLNNEKEENEQSKDSTVEEISVHYSNAKRLQVDLLTQHQLTTLIKQQLESIPGKEIHVVASQTDLIVAAIENKRFVVEDFTYQLTVQKLIVGHTVSLQLMITIEK from the coding sequence ATGTATATTCCTCCATTTATAAGAAAAAAAGAAGCGCGCAGATTTTTTGCAGGGGTCATGCTTGGAACGATTTTAGGTTATTTATTTTTTATTTTCATCCACGGACAGCTGCATGAAAAATATGCAGAGGAAAATATTAAATTGAATGCAGACTTGGTGGAACTGGAATCAAAATACGAAGGACTGCTCAATAATGAAAAAGAAGAAAATGAACAATCGAAGGACAGTACAGTAGAGGAAATTTCGGTCCATTATTCCAATGCAAAAAGGCTGCAAGTCGATTTATTAACACAGCATCAGCTGACGACACTAATAAAGCAGCAGCTGGAATCTATTCCTGGGAAAGAAATACATGTGGTGGCGAGTCAAACAGATCTCATCGTTGCCGCTATCGAAAACAAAAGGTTCGTAGTGGAAGATTTCACTTATCAGTTAACCGTTCAAAAACTCATTGTCGGCCATACAGTAAGTCTGCAATTAATGATTACAATAGAAAAGTAA
- a CDS encoding YtrH family sporulation protein — MEDRLIISMTQCFFIAFGVIAGGTLIGSIGSFLTGEAPMTAMFRIAKGLRIWAIVAAIGGTFDAISNFEKGIFEGSTFDLFKQVMIIVSAMGGVQAALLLVEWLLGEEVT; from the coding sequence ATGGAAGATCGTTTAATCATTTCAATGACGCAATGCTTCTTTATCGCTTTTGGTGTGATTGCAGGAGGAACCTTGATTGGAAGTATCGGCAGTTTTCTTACTGGAGAAGCACCTATGACCGCTATGTTCCGAATCGCTAAAGGATTGCGAATATGGGCCATAGTCGCAGCCATCGGCGGCACGTTTGATGCAATCAGCAACTTTGAAAAAGGAATCTTTGAAGGGTCTACCTTTGATTTATTTAAGCAAGTTATGATTATCGTGTCTGCTATGGGAGGTGTCCAGGCGGCTCTACTACTAGTAGAATGGCTGCTTGGGGAGGAAGTGACCTGA